A single region of the Sphingobium sp. TKS genome encodes:
- a CDS encoding APC family permease, protein MLDEQMLPDKQTGLARSLGVAGVLFLTLSATTPASSVFVIIPGMLQEAGTGAIWAMILASLICVTTAFIYAELSSAWPVAGGEYVAVAQTLGPMAGFVMLGVNVFNNVLFPPVAALGIASVMATVVPGLPAVPVAVAVMIGSTLVAILNIRVNAVITGLFLLVELLAVAVVVVLGFADHARPALEFLTHPVAIAGDGWAPASAASIGVATTIAIFALNGYGMAVYFGEEMHEAPKRIARTILAALGLALLFEGVPLLALLLVKIDLATLLTVDDPFGLLVRQRGSAGLSALVSVGIVLAIVNAIIACVLACARFFYSTGRDRAWIPRIDDWLVAIYGGIAFAALAGRRSGASAHAPYKMPLYPLAPIVTLLALAYVVWTSWLDVEEGRPGLIATAAQIAGSILWYKLVLCRRGQWKVQT, encoded by the coding sequence ATGCTTGACGAACAGATGTTGCCGGACAAACAGACCGGCCTTGCGCGCAGCCTGGGCGTGGCGGGCGTGCTGTTCCTGACCCTGTCCGCGACCACCCCCGCTTCTTCCGTCTTCGTCATCATCCCCGGCATGTTGCAGGAGGCCGGAACCGGCGCGATCTGGGCGATGATCCTGGCCAGCCTGATCTGCGTCACCACCGCCTTCATCTATGCCGAACTCTCCTCCGCCTGGCCGGTCGCGGGCGGCGAATATGTCGCGGTGGCGCAGACCTTGGGGCCGATGGCGGGCTTTGTCATGCTGGGCGTCAATGTCTTCAACAATGTGCTGTTTCCGCCCGTCGCGGCGCTCGGCATCGCATCGGTCATGGCGACGGTCGTGCCGGGGCTGCCCGCCGTCCCGGTCGCCGTCGCGGTGATGATCGGGTCGACGCTGGTCGCGATCCTCAATATCCGGGTGAATGCCGTCATCACCGGGCTGTTCCTGCTGGTCGAATTGCTGGCGGTGGCCGTGGTGGTGGTGCTGGGCTTTGCCGATCATGCGCGACCGGCGCTGGAGTTCCTTACCCACCCTGTCGCGATTGCGGGAGACGGCTGGGCGCCCGCCAGCGCCGCTTCCATCGGCGTCGCCACGACCATCGCGATCTTTGCGCTCAACGGCTATGGCATGGCCGTCTATTTCGGTGAGGAAATGCATGAGGCGCCCAAGCGGATCGCCAGGACCATCCTTGCCGCTCTGGGGCTGGCGCTGCTGTTCGAAGGGGTGCCGCTGCTTGCGCTCTTGTTGGTGAAGATCGACCTTGCGACCCTGCTGACCGTCGATGACCCCTTCGGCCTGCTGGTCCGGCAAAGGGGCAGCGCGGGGCTGTCGGCTCTGGTGTCGGTCGGCATCGTGCTCGCCATCGTCAACGCGATCATCGCCTGCGTGCTGGCCTGCGCACGTTTCTTCTATTCGACCGGGCGGGACCGAGCGTGGATTCCGCGCATCGACGACTGGCTGGTGGCGATCTATGGCGGCATCGCGTTCGCGGCTTTGGCCGGGCGTCGCAGCGGAGCGAGCGCCCATGCGCCCTACAAGATGCCGCTTTATCCGCTTGCGCCGATCGTGACCTTGCTGGCTCTGGCCTATGTCGTCTGGACGAGCTGGCTCGATGTCGAGGAGGGGCGCCCCGGCCTGATCGCCACCGCCGCGCAGATTGCGGGTTCGATTCTTTGGTATAAGCTGGTGCTCTGCCGCCGTGGCCAGTGGAAGGTGCAGACATGA
- the aspS gene encoding aspartate--tRNA ligase, which translates to MHAYRTHTCGALTSAEVGNEVRVSGWVHRKRDHGDLVFIDLRDHYGMVQIVTEVDGPVFQVIESLRAESVVTVTGKVVARAKEAVNPNLPTGEIEIRALDAVVLSAAADLPLPVAGEQDYPEDIRLRYRFLDLRRETLHANIVKRTKIISDMRRRMEGIGFTEYSTPILTASSPEGARDFLVPSRIHAGKFYALPQAPQQYKQLLMVAGFDRYFQIAPCFRDEDPRADRLPGEFYQLDLEMSFVTQEDVWNTMEPVIAQVFEAFADGKPVTPAGSFPRIPHAEAMLKYGSDKPDLRNPIVITDVTEHFVGSGFGIFASLVESGSVIRAIPAPGAGAGSRKFFDEMNNWARSEGYSGLGYINIKDGVPGGPIAKNHGEERTAKLIDALGLGPNDGVFFAAGKESQAAKLAGLARIRVGEQLDLIDKDRFELCWIVDFPFYEYDEETKSIDFAHNPFSMPQGGLDALEHQDPLTINAYQYDMVCNGYEIASGSIRNQSPELMVKAFEKVGLSQQDVEERFGGLYRAFQYGAPPHGGMAAGVDRIVMLLCGAQNLREITLFPMNQRAEDLLMGAPSAAEFKQLRELHVRVVEPQAKA; encoded by the coding sequence ATGCATGCTTATCGCACTCATACCTGCGGCGCCCTGACCTCTGCCGAAGTCGGCAATGAGGTGCGCGTGTCCGGCTGGGTGCATCGCAAGCGCGATCATGGCGACCTGGTCTTCATCGACCTGCGCGACCATTATGGCATGGTGCAGATCGTCACCGAGGTCGACGGGCCGGTGTTCCAGGTGATCGAATCGCTGCGCGCGGAAAGCGTCGTGACGGTGACGGGCAAGGTCGTGGCGCGGGCGAAGGAAGCGGTGAACCCGAACCTGCCGACCGGGGAGATCGAGATTCGCGCGCTGGACGCGGTGGTGCTCTCCGCCGCCGCCGATCTGCCGCTGCCGGTCGCGGGCGAGCAGGACTATCCCGAGGATATCCGCCTGCGTTACCGCTTCCTCGATTTGCGGCGCGAGACGCTGCACGCGAACATCGTCAAGCGCACGAAGATCATTTCCGACATGCGCCGCCGCATGGAAGGCATTGGCTTCACCGAATATTCGACGCCGATCCTGACCGCGAGCAGCCCGGAAGGCGCACGCGACTTTCTGGTGCCGAGCCGTATCCACGCGGGCAAATTCTACGCGCTGCCGCAGGCGCCGCAGCAATATAAGCAGCTGCTGATGGTGGCGGGTTTCGACCGTTATTTCCAGATCGCGCCCTGCTTCCGCGACGAAGACCCGCGCGCCGATCGCCTGCCGGGCGAATTCTACCAGCTCGACCTCGAAATGAGCTTCGTCACGCAGGAAGACGTCTGGAACACGATGGAGCCGGTGATCGCGCAGGTGTTCGAGGCGTTCGCCGACGGTAAGCCGGTGACGCCCGCAGGCAGCTTTCCGCGCATCCCGCATGCCGAGGCGATGCTGAAATATGGCTCGGACAAGCCCGACCTGCGCAACCCGATCGTCATCACCGACGTGACCGAGCATTTCGTGGGTTCGGGCTTCGGCATCTTCGCCTCGCTGGTCGAGAGCGGCAGCGTGATCCGCGCGATCCCGGCGCCGGGTGCCGGTGCGGGCAGCCGGAAGTTCTTCGACGAGATGAACAACTGGGCGCGCAGCGAGGGCTATTCGGGCCTTGGCTATATCAACATCAAGGATGGCGTGCCGGGCGGCCCCATCGCCAAGAATCATGGCGAGGAGCGGACGGCCAAGCTGATCGACGCGCTGGGCCTGGGGCCGAATGACGGCGTGTTCTTCGCGGCGGGCAAGGAAAGCCAGGCCGCCAAGCTGGCGGGTCTGGCGCGCATCCGCGTGGGTGAGCAGCTCGACCTGATCGACAAGGATCGCTTCGAACTGTGCTGGATCGTCGACTTCCCCTTCTACGAATATGATGAAGAGACCAAGTCGATCGACTTTGCGCACAATCCCTTCTCCATGCCGCAGGGTGGGCTGGATGCGCTGGAGCATCAGGACCCGCTGACGATCAATGCCTATCAATATGACATGGTCTGCAACGGCTATGAGATTGCTTCGGGCTCGATCCGCAACCAGTCGCCGGAGCTGATGGTGAAGGCCTTCGAGAAGGTGGGTCTGAGCCAGCAGGATGTGGAGGAGCGCTTCGGTGGCCTCTATCGCGCGTTCCAATATGGCGCGCCGCCGCATGGTGGCATGGCCGCTGGCGTGGACCGGATCGTGATGCTGCTTTGCGGTGCGCAGAATCTGCGCGAGATCACGCTGTTCCCGATGAACCAGCGGGCGGAGGACCTGCTCATGGGGGCGCCGAGCGCTGCGGAGTTCAAGCAGTTGCGGGAACTGCATGTCCGGGTGGTGGAGCCGCAGGCCAAGGCTTGA
- the rnd gene encoding ribonuclease D — protein MQIHPLITDSKTLAQFCARIAKSPYIAVDTEFMRENSYWPDLCLVQVADENEAAAIDPKAPGIDLSPLLDLMVDNEDVLKVFHAGGQDLEIIYNLTGKTPHPLFDTQIAAMALGLGEQIGYGNLVDAWLGVQLDKGARFTDWARRPLDKRQIDYAIGDVTYLIQIFPKMLEELRRTGRGDWLDQEMERISDASNYENKPEEAWQRVRIASRKADVLGRLKALAAWREMEAQDKNLPRGRIVKDETLADIASHPPRIQEDLGKVRGLSATWKTNDIGNRLMLALNNHTPLAKEEMPERDPKRPGLGKDGALVADLLKLLLKIRSRDINVAARLIARSDDIDALAAGVREDLSILEGWRYEQFGRDAVDLVEGRLAFAVRNGRLKMTRTQ, from the coding sequence ATGCAAATCCATCCGCTGATTACCGACAGCAAGACTCTCGCCCAATTCTGCGCCCGGATCGCCAAATCGCCCTATATTGCGGTCGATACCGAATTCATGCGCGAAAACAGCTATTGGCCCGATCTCTGCCTGGTGCAGGTCGCGGACGAGAATGAAGCAGCGGCCATCGATCCCAAGGCGCCCGGCATCGACCTTTCCCCCCTGCTCGACCTGATGGTCGACAATGAGGATGTGCTGAAGGTCTTCCACGCCGGCGGCCAGGATCTGGAAATCATCTACAACCTGACCGGCAAGACGCCCCATCCACTGTTCGACACGCAGATCGCGGCGATGGCGCTGGGGCTGGGCGAGCAGATCGGTTACGGCAATCTGGTCGACGCCTGGCTGGGGGTTCAACTCGACAAGGGCGCCCGCTTCACCGACTGGGCACGCCGTCCGCTCGACAAGCGGCAGATCGACTATGCGATCGGGGACGTCACCTACCTCATCCAGATATTCCCCAAGATGCTGGAGGAACTGCGCCGCACCGGCCGGGGCGACTGGCTGGATCAGGAGATGGAGCGGATCAGCGACGCTTCCAATTATGAGAACAAGCCCGAGGAGGCGTGGCAGCGCGTCCGCATCGCCAGCCGCAAGGCCGATGTGCTGGGCCGCCTGAAGGCGCTCGCCGCTTGGCGCGAAATGGAGGCGCAGGACAAGAACCTGCCCCGCGGCCGCATCGTCAAGGACGAGACGCTGGCCGATATCGCCAGCCATCCGCCGCGCATCCAGGAAGATCTTGGCAAGGTACGCGGCCTGTCCGCCACCTGGAAGACCAATGACATCGGCAACCGCCTGATGCTCGCGCTCAACAACCACACGCCGCTCGCCAAGGAAGAAATGCCCGAGCGCGACCCCAAGCGCCCGGGCCTGGGCAAGGACGGCGCGTTGGTGGCGGACCTGCTTAAGCTGCTCCTCAAGATCCGCTCGCGCGACATCAACGTCGCGGCGCGCCTGATCGCCCGCAGCGACGATATCGACGCGCTGGCGGCGGGCGTGCGCGAGGATCTGTCGATCCTCGAAGGCTGGCGCTATGAACAATTCGGCCGCGACGCGGTCGATCTGGTCGAGGGCCGTCTTGCCTTCGCGGTCAGAAACGGCCGCCTCAAGATGACCCGCACGCAATAG
- a CDS encoding I78 family peptidase inhibitor, producing the protein MRTAALILLPLLAACSGTQGPATPPPAAEGPCRNEGLDRFVGQTASADLGAQLLKASGARTLRWGAPGMAMTMDFRADRLTVSYDDKMAIISARCG; encoded by the coding sequence ATGCGGACGGCAGCACTGATCCTTCTTCCCCTGCTGGCCGCCTGTTCCGGCACCCAAGGCCCCGCCACGCCGCCGCCTGCCGCCGAAGGACCGTGCCGCAACGAAGGGCTGGACCGCTTCGTCGGCCAGACCGCCAGTGCCGATCTCGGCGCGCAATTGCTCAAGGCGTCGGGCGCCCGCACCCTGCGCTGGGGCGCGCCCGGCATGGCGATGACCATGGATTTCCGCGCCGACCGGCTGACCGTCAGCTATGACGATAAGATGGCGATCATCTCCGCCCGCTGCGGCTGA
- a CDS encoding DUF1801 domain-containing protein: MDKDAPSALIDARIAALDDWRGEMLGHVRALIKEADPEVVEQWKWRGVPVWSHDGILCTGESYKTVVKLTFAKGASLEDPAGLFNASLEGNVRRAIDIVEGERIDADAFKALIRAAVALNVAKPRKKKD, translated from the coding sequence ATGGACAAGGATGCACCCTCCGCGCTGATCGATGCGCGGATCGCGGCACTGGACGATTGGCGCGGAGAGATGCTGGGGCATGTCCGCGCACTGATCAAGGAAGCCGATCCCGAAGTGGTCGAGCAATGGAAATGGCGCGGCGTCCCGGTCTGGTCGCATGACGGCATCCTCTGCACAGGCGAAAGCTACAAGACGGTGGTCAAGCTGACTTTCGCGAAGGGCGCATCACTGGAAGACCCGGCGGGCCTGTTCAACGCCAGCCTGGAAGGCAATGTGCGGCGCGCCATCGACATCGTTGAAGGCGAGAGGATCGACGCGGATGCGTTCAAGGCGCTGATCCGCGCCGCCGTGGCGCTCAATGTGGCCAAGCCGCGGAAGAAGAAGGATTGA
- a CDS encoding PH domain-containing protein, translating into MSETWLYDEHPAMFRAHPFLFALLLISVVGIVAIGIWWVLNKGERLALSDREVLFERGLLAKQRTEIALSSIRSVRITQTLGQRIFNVGNVELFSAGDMAEIAIKSMPRPDRIRAIAASRNLDLLPQR; encoded by the coding sequence ATGAGCGAGACTTGGCTGTATGATGAGCATCCCGCGATGTTCCGCGCACACCCCTTTCTGTTCGCCCTGCTGCTGATTTCCGTCGTCGGCATAGTCGCCATCGGCATATGGTGGGTGCTGAACAAGGGCGAGCGTCTGGCACTGTCCGACCGCGAAGTGTTGTTCGAACGCGGCCTGCTCGCCAAGCAGCGGACGGAGATCGCGCTGTCCAGCATCCGCAGCGTGCGCATCACCCAGACGCTGGGCCAGCGGATTTTCAACGTCGGCAATGTGGAATTGTTCAGCGCGGGCGACATGGCGGAAATCGCTATCAAATCCATGCCGCGGCCGGACCGCATCCGGGCGATTGCCGCATCGCGCAACCTGGACCTGCTGCCCCAGCGGTAG
- the lepA gene encoding translation elongation factor 4, protein MTDLSHIRNFSIIAHIDHGKSTLADRLIQRTGGLTDREMSAQVLDNMDIEKERGITIKAQTVRLDYVAKNGETYELNLMDTPGHVDFAYEVSRSLAACEGALLVVDAAQGVEAQTLANVYQSIEHDHEIVPVINKIDLPAAEPEKVKAEIEEVIGLDASEAVLASAKSGIGIDDILEAVVAKIPAPKGDREAPLEAMLVDSWYDPYLGVVILVRVMNGVIKKGQNIKFMIGGTEHLIDRVGCFRPKIEQLAELGPGEIGFITAQIKDISQTRVGDTITTVKNPAKVPLPGFKEVQPVVFCGLFPVDANDFEKLRDSISKLRLNDASFSFEMETSAALGFGFRCGFLGLLHLEIIQERLTREYDLDLITTAPSVVYEIHMNDGTTRHLHNPADMPDANHIDFIEEPWIEAVIYCPDEYLGSILKLCQDRRGIQKNLTYVGGRAQVTYELPLNEVVFDFYDRLKSISRGYASFDYHQIGTREGDLVKMGILVNNEPVDALSMIVHRGTAESRGRGMCERLKDLIPRHLFKIPIQAAIGGKVIARETIAAMRKDVTAKCYGGDITRKKKLLEKQKEGKKRMREYGSVQIPQEAFIAALRMGDES, encoded by the coding sequence ATGACCGATCTCTCGCACATCCGTAATTTCTCGATCATCGCCCATATCGACCATGGCAAGTCGACGCTGGCCGACCGCCTGATCCAGCGCACCGGAGGCCTCACCGACCGGGAGATGAGCGCCCAGGTTCTCGACAATATGGATATCGAGAAGGAGCGCGGCATCACCATCAAGGCGCAGACCGTGCGTCTCGACTATGTCGCGAAAAATGGCGAGACCTATGAGCTGAACCTGATGGACACGCCGGGCCATGTCGACTTCGCCTATGAGGTGAGCCGCTCGCTGGCCGCCTGCGAGGGCGCGCTGCTGGTGGTCGACGCGGCGCAGGGCGTGGAAGCGCAGACGCTGGCCAATGTCTATCAGTCGATCGAGCATGACCATGAGATCGTGCCCGTCATCAACAAGATCGACCTGCCCGCCGCCGAACCGGAAAAGGTGAAGGCGGAGATCGAGGAAGTGATCGGCCTCGACGCGTCGGAAGCGGTGTTGGCGAGCGCCAAGTCGGGCATCGGCATCGACGACATATTGGAAGCGGTGGTCGCCAAGATTCCCGCGCCCAAGGGCGACCGCGAGGCGCCGCTGGAGGCGATGCTGGTCGATAGCTGGTACGACCCCTATCTGGGCGTCGTGATTCTGGTGCGCGTCATGAACGGCGTCATCAAGAAGGGCCAGAACATCAAGTTCATGATCGGCGGGACCGAGCATCTGATCGACCGCGTCGGCTGTTTCCGGCCGAAGATCGAGCAACTGGCCGAATTGGGGCCGGGCGAGATCGGTTTCATCACCGCGCAGATCAAGGATATCAGCCAGACCCGCGTGGGCGACACCATCACCACGGTCAAGAATCCGGCGAAGGTGCCGCTGCCGGGCTTCAAGGAAGTGCAGCCGGTGGTGTTCTGCGGCCTGTTTCCGGTGGACGCCAATGATTTCGAGAAGCTGCGCGATTCGATTTCGAAGCTGCGGCTGAACGACGCCAGCTTCTCCTTCGAGATGGAGACGTCGGCGGCGTTGGGCTTCGGCTTCCGCTGCGGTTTTCTGGGCCTGCTGCATCTGGAGATCATCCAGGAGCGGCTGACGCGCGAATATGATCTCGACCTCATCACCACCGCGCCGTCGGTGGTCTATGAGATTCATATGAACGACGGGACGACGCGGCACCTGCACAACCCCGCCGACATGCCCGACGCCAACCATATCGATTTTATCGAGGAGCCGTGGATCGAGGCGGTGATCTACTGCCCCGACGAATATCTCGGCTCCATCCTGAAGCTCTGCCAGGACCGGCGCGGCATTCAGAAGAATCTGACCTATGTCGGCGGGCGGGCGCAGGTGACGTATGAACTGCCGCTCAACGAGGTGGTGTTCGACTTTTACGACCGGCTGAAGTCGATCTCGCGTGGCTATGCCAGCTTCGACTATCACCAGATCGGCACGCGAGAGGGCGATCTGGTCAAGATGGGCATCCTCGTCAATAACGAGCCGGTCGACGCGCTCTCCATGATCGTCCACCGGGGCACCGCCGAATCGCGCGGACGCGGCATGTGCGAGCGGCTGAAAGACCTGATCCCCCGCCATCTGTTCAAGATTCCGATTCAGGCGGCGATCGGCGGCAAGGTGATCGCCCGCGAAACTATCGCGGCGATGCGCAAGGACGTGACCGCCAAATGCTATGGCGGCGATATCACTCGCAAGAAGAAGCTGCTGGAGAAGCAGAAAGAGGGCAAGAAGCGGATGCGCGAATATGGCAGCGTGCAGATCCCGCAGGAGGCCTTCATCGCGGCGCTGCGCATGGGGGACGAGAGCTAG
- a CDS encoding CsgG/HfaB family protein: MRVFAKFVAAAAGLAVAASPAMAADKGSSARQQQAKKTAEIPHCTRRLGTVAIVEPDNQWWRELNLGSPEAILKVFIQQSGCFGIVNRGRAMASRNLERAMADSGELQAGSNLGKGQVKAADYYLQPDIVSSNKNSGGNALGGMLGGFLGGRTFGALAGGISVKKSEANVTLSIVNARTTEEEALTEGYARKSDLSFGGGGGAGWWGGFAAAGGGGYQNTEIGQVIVLAYLDAYTKLVTQLGGLPTNAAAAAPRAQ; this comes from the coding sequence ATGCGTGTATTCGCGAAATTCGTCGCTGCCGCAGCCGGCCTGGCTGTCGCGGCTTCTCCGGCGATGGCCGCCGACAAGGGCTCGTCCGCCCGGCAGCAGCAGGCCAAGAAAACCGCCGAAATTCCTCATTGCACCCGGCGCCTCGGCACGGTGGCGATCGTCGAGCCGGACAACCAGTGGTGGCGTGAGCTGAACCTGGGCAGCCCGGAGGCGATCCTCAAGGTGTTCATCCAGCAGTCGGGCTGCTTCGGCATCGTCAACCGTGGCCGCGCCATGGCCAGCCGCAACCTGGAGCGCGCCATGGCGGACTCCGGCGAATTGCAGGCGGGATCGAACCTGGGCAAGGGCCAGGTGAAGGCGGCGGATTATTATCTGCAGCCCGACATCGTTTCCTCGAACAAGAATTCGGGCGGCAATGCGCTGGGCGGCATGCTCGGCGGCTTCCTGGGCGGCCGGACCTTCGGCGCGCTCGCCGGCGGCATCTCGGTCAAGAAGAGCGAGGCCAATGTCACGCTCTCGATCGTCAACGCCCGCACGACCGAGGAAGAGGCGCTGACCGAGGGCTATGCCCGCAAATCGGACCTCAGCTTCGGCGGCGGTGGCGGCGCAGGCTGGTGGGGCGGTTTCGCGGCGGCTGGCGGCGGCGGCTATCAGAACACCGAAATCGGCCAGGTGATCGTGCTGGCCTATCTCGACGCCTATACCAAGTTGGTGACGCAACTCGGCGGCCTGCCCACCAACGCGGCAGCGGCGGCGCCCCGCGCGCAGTAA
- a CDS encoding DsrE family protein: MRELRIVVATADAERLRGSLVMAAAQAALGGKAALFLQLDAVGLLRTPIGAPQDEAHRAAGLPSLAMVIEEALALGVVILACQSGLALCGMTVESLPAGVEIGGPVGFLQQTGDETRLLFA; this comes from the coding sequence ATGCGCGAGCTGAGGATCGTCGTCGCGACGGCGGATGCGGAGCGGCTGCGCGGGTCGCTGGTGATGGCGGCGGCGCAGGCTGCGTTGGGCGGCAAGGCGGCGCTTTTCCTGCAACTGGATGCGGTGGGATTGCTGCGGACGCCGATTGGGGCGCCGCAGGATGAGGCGCATCGGGCGGCGGGGCTGCCTTCGCTGGCGATGGTGATTGAGGAAGCCTTGGCTTTGGGGGTTGTCATCCTCGCCTGTCAGAGCGGGCTGGCCTTGTGCGGGATGACGGTGGAGAGCTTGCCCGCGGGCGTGGAGATTGGCGGGCCGGTTGGGTTTTTGCAGCAGACGGGGGATGAGACTCGCCTGCTTTTTGCTTGA
- a CDS encoding HesA/MoeB/ThiF family protein has protein sequence MTPSPLTDEQLERYARHIVLKEIGGAGQARLLSADVAVIGAGGIGSPAILYLAAAGVGTIRVIDDDAVALSNLQRQVLFGTEDIGAPKAEGAMAAVARLNPDVKLIPINARIDADNAALMLREADVVLDGCDSFATRLAVADCTQRLRVPLVSAAVGPFEGQLATYRGWEAGKPCYRCLVGSPEDAPERNCSETGVIGALTGVMGSLAALEVIRALVPFGEDMAGRLLLADLLSMRFRTVAVPKDPACPGCAVELCAS, from the coding sequence ATGACCCCATCCCCGCTCACCGACGAGCAGCTTGAACGCTATGCCCGCCATATCGTGCTGAAGGAGATCGGCGGGGCGGGACAGGCTCGGTTGCTGTCGGCGGATGTGGCGGTGATCGGGGCCGGGGGCATAGGCAGTCCGGCGATCCTCTATCTTGCGGCGGCGGGTGTCGGCACGATCCGGGTGATCGATGACGATGCGGTCGCCCTCTCCAATTTGCAGCGGCAGGTGCTGTTCGGGACCGAGGATATCGGCGCGCCCAAGGCCGAGGGCGCGATGGCGGCGGTGGCGCGGCTCAATCCCGATGTGAAGCTGATCCCCATCAATGCGCGGATCGATGCGGACAATGCCGCGCTGATGCTGCGCGAGGCGGATGTGGTGCTGGACGGCTGCGACAGTTTCGCGACGCGGCTGGCGGTGGCGGATTGCACGCAGAGGTTGAGGGTTCCGCTGGTGTCGGCGGCGGTCGGGCCGTTCGAGGGGCAGCTCGCCACCTATCGCGGGTGGGAAGCGGGCAAGCCTTGCTATCGCTGCCTGGTCGGATCCCCGGAGGATGCGCCGGAGCGGAACTGCTCGGAGACGGGCGTGATCGGGGCGCTGACCGGCGTAATGGGCAGCCTGGCGGCGCTGGAAGTGATCCGGGCGCTGGTGCCCTTTGGCGAGGATATGGCGGGGCGGCTGCTGTTGGCCGATCTGCTGTCGATGCGCTTTCGAACTGTGGCGGTGCCGAAGGATCCGGCCTGTCCGGGTTGCGCCGTGGAACTATGCGCGAGCTGA
- the dut gene encoding dUTP diphosphatase, protein MPSPLAPIEIRLKRLPHGEGLPAPAYATAHAAGMDVVAAEDVILVPGGRHAVATGFAMAIPEGYEVQVRPRSGLALKHGISLPNTPGTIDADYRGELKVILINLGGEPFVISRGDRIAQLVAAPVQIATFAEVEELDETVRGSGGFGSTGVK, encoded by the coding sequence ATGCCCTCTCCTCTCGCTCCGATTGAAATCCGTCTGAAGCGCCTGCCCCATGGCGAGGGGCTGCCTGCGCCTGCCTATGCGACGGCGCATGCGGCGGGGATGGATGTGGTGGCGGCGGAGGACGTCATCCTGGTGCCCGGCGGGCGTCATGCGGTGGCGACGGGTTTCGCTATGGCGATTCCGGAAGGCTATGAAGTGCAGGTGCGGCCTCGCTCGGGCCTGGCGCTCAAGCATGGGATCAGCCTGCCCAATACGCCGGGTACGATCGACGCCGATTATCGCGGCGAATTGAAGGTCATATTGATCAACCTGGGCGGCGAACCCTTTGTGATCTCGCGGGGCGACCGGATCGCGCAACTGGTGGCGGCGCCGGTGCAGATCGCCACCTTTGCCGAAGTCGAGGAACTGGACGAGACCGTCAGGGGTTCCGGTGGTTTCGGGTCGACGGGAGTGAAATAA